The following are encoded together in the Streptomyces sp. NBC_00341 genome:
- a CDS encoding ABC transporter ATP-binding protein, whose amino-acid sequence MTAAAPAVEGDAPQSGSARDTVIELTGVRRTFDTEPPVHALRGVDLTVRRGEHLSIVGPSGSGKSTLLNTLGLLDRPTAGSYRLDGVETTTLGDLERTALRGSRIGFVFQSFHLLPYRTVDENVMLAEAYRRPRPGRGRASRTERARQALERVGVGHRSGFRPDRLSGGERQRVAIARALMGDPALLLCDEPTGNLDSENTLSVLELFDDLCAQGMTLVLITHDEAVSRRAGQRVRITDGGLTLETT is encoded by the coding sequence GTGACGGCTGCCGCTCCGGCAGTCGAAGGGGACGCACCGCAGAGCGGCAGCGCCCGGGACACGGTCATCGAACTCACCGGCGTGCGGCGGACCTTCGACACCGAACCACCCGTGCACGCCCTGCGCGGCGTGGATCTGACGGTACGACGGGGAGAGCACCTGTCGATCGTCGGGCCCTCCGGGTCCGGGAAGTCGACGCTGCTCAACACGCTGGGCCTGCTCGACCGGCCCACCGCGGGCTCGTACCGGCTGGACGGAGTGGAGACCACGACGCTGGGCGACCTCGAACGCACCGCGCTGCGCGGCAGCCGGATCGGCTTCGTGTTCCAGTCCTTCCACCTCCTCCCGTACCGGACGGTGGACGAGAACGTCATGCTGGCGGAGGCGTACCGCAGACCGCGCCCCGGGCGCGGGCGGGCCAGCCGTACGGAACGGGCGCGCCAGGCGCTGGAACGGGTGGGGGTCGGACACCGGTCGGGCTTCAGGCCCGACCGGCTGTCCGGCGGCGAGCGCCAACGCGTCGCCATCGCACGGGCGTTGATGGGGGACCCGGCGCTGCTGCTCTGTGACGAGCCCACCGGAAACCTGGACAGCGAGAACACCCTGTCGGTCCTGGAGCTCTTCGACGACCTGTGCGCCCAGGGCATGACCCTGGTCCTGATCACCCATGACGAAGCGGTCAGCCGCCGGGCCGGGCAGCGGGTCCGGATCACCGACGGCGGCCTCACCCTGGAGACCACGTGA